The Setaria italica strain Yugu1 chromosome IX, Setaria_italica_v2.0, whole genome shotgun sequence genome has a window encoding:
- the LOC101779743 gene encoding protein TOO MANY MOUTHS, translating to MHQMASSLFSSLSLVLLLVLQLQAATTAQPAPQLPRSELAAVFRVMVDLLGDPSWPQLHPRPCTDTPWPGLQCELAPDDARVLRATRLHFGPDVATPPCRPGARLDAASLRGLPHLKALSLFGCFVAGGEDAAAAVDLPPALLAGASASLEQIVLKSNPGLRGPIPATLGGLRSLRVLSLSQNGFRGRIPRELGGLAALQQLDLSYNNITGEIPEEIGGMASLTILDLSWNGIGGGMPAAVGKLRRLQKADLSYNRLAGRVPPEVGSLRELVFLDLSHNGLAGPLPGSLSGLSKLQYLLLQDNPLGTAVPGDVVGVLRRLQVLGLSGCGLTGPIPRAAFASLGSLTALSLDRNRLDGPIPATLAALPHLGQLNLSQNRLAGEIALPGDFVARLGRRLDVRGNDELCVGRGLQGSGYLAAPPCADRRDGEGSLERSAAAAAGGGRRGYGYGSVCVLACHVFVSSLVFRWL from the exons ATGCACCAAATGgcttcctctctcttctcctcGCTCTCGCTCGTCCTCCTGCTCGTGCTCCAACTCCaagccgccaccaccgcgcagCCAGCGCCGCAGCTGCCGAGGTCGGAGCTGGCGGCCGTCTTCCGGGTGATGGTAGACCTCCTGGGCGACCCGTCGTGGCCGCAGCTCCACCCGCGGCCCTGCACCGACACGCCGTGGCCGGGGCTCCAGTGCGAGCTGGCCCCCGACGACGCGCGCGTGCTCCGCGCCACGCGGCTCCACTTCGGGCCCGACGTCGCCACCCCGCCCTGCAGGCCCGGTGCCAGGCTCGACGCCGCCTCGCTGCGCGGCCTGCCACACCTCAAGGCGCTCTCCCTCTTCGGCTGCTTCGTCGCCGGCGGTgaggatgccgccgccgccgtcgacctgCCGCCGGCGCTGTTGGCGGGCGCGTCGGCGTCCCTCGAGCAGATCGTGCTCAAGTCCAACCCCGGCCTGAGGGGCCCCATTCCCGCGACGCTGGGCGGCCTGCGGAGCCTCCGCGTGCTCAGCCTGTCGCAGAACGGGTTCCGCGGCCGGATCCCCAGGGAGCtcggcggcctcgccgcgctGCAGCAGCTCGACCTCAGCTACAACAACATCACCGGCGAG ATACCCGAGGAGATCGGAGGGATGGCGAGCCTGACGATCCTGGACCTGAGCTGGaacggcatcggcggcggcatgccggcggcggtggggaagcTGCGGAGGCTGCAGAAGGCGGACCTGAGCTACAatcgcctcgccggccgcgtgcCGCCGGAGGTGGGGTCGCTGCGGGAGCTGGTGTTCCTGGACCTGAGCCACAACGGGCTGGCGGGCCCGCTGCCGGGCTCGCTGTCCGGCCTGTCCAAGCTGCAGTACCTGCTGCTGCAGGACAACCCGCTGGGCACGGCGGTGCCGGGCGACGTGGTCGGCGTGCTGCGGCGGCTGCAGGTGCTGGGTCTGTCCGGGTGCGGCCTCACAGGCCCCATCCCGCGGGCCGCGTTCGCCTCGCTGGGCAGCCTGACGGCGCTGTCGCTGGACCGGAACCGGCTGGACGGGCCGATCCCGGCGACCCTGGCGGCGCTGCCGCACCTGGGCCAGCTGAACCTGAGCCAGAACCGGCTGGCCGGGGAGATCGCGCTGCCGGGGGACTTCGTGGCGCGGCTCGGCCGGCGGCTCGACGTGCGGGGCAACGACGAGCTCTGCGTCGGCAGGGGCCTGCAGGGGAGCGGCTacctggcggcgccgccgtgcgcggACAGGCGCGACGGCGAGGGATCACTGGAGagatccgcggcggcggcggccggtggcgggcgACGGGGTTACGGTTACGGGTCCGTCTGCGTGTTGGCGTGTCACGTTTTTGTGTCGTCTCTGGTGTTCCGTTGGTTGTGA